In the genome of Oncorhynchus clarkii lewisi isolate Uvic-CL-2024 chromosome 4, UVic_Ocla_1.0, whole genome shotgun sequence, one region contains:
- the LOC139407750 gene encoding insulinoma-associated protein 1a-like, giving the protein MPRGFLVKRNKKANPVSYRVRSDEEEQGQQIHALQSPKDALQSEALASFPERSAAASVFCEASATAAAPGHDAKPVQFGNPEALYQALYSPTRPVSKDHERAYFERRLNLGSPVSAESFPTPAALTTLDNLFAPVDLKIGTSNSNRTGTTTNPIPPAVTGNGTKRPSSDTERKNKPPSKKNKAIRKLHFEDEMTTSPVLGLKIKEAPVDQKPRPQPAAGDKPLGEFVCQLCREAYGNPFALAQHKCSRIVRVEYRCPECDKVFSCPANLASHRRWHKPKPQNTASISGAQNMKSQSDKMPAIDKAVSEEIKLRSERDTPSPGLSESGSVGSEEGLYDCHHCGKKFKRQAYLRKHILSQHATSSHNTSSEDHDAYPPSQSEGKPSDQTPSHAPLNLSSSGCHLCPVCGENFPNRVNQERHIRLLHSSQVYPCKYCPAMFYSSPGLTRHINKCHPSENRQVILLQMPVRPAC; this is encoded by the coding sequence ATGCCAAGAGGGTTTTTAGTGAAAAGGAACAAGAAAGCGAACCCTGTGTCTTACAGGGTGCGCTCTGACGAAGAGGAGCAGGGACAACAAATACACGCTTTACAGAGTCCAAAAGACGCACTACAGTCGGAGGCTCTCGCATCCTTCCCTGAGCGCTCAGCAGCAGCATCGGTGTTCTGCGAGGCATCAGCCACAGCAGCGGCACCCGGACATGACGCTAAACCCGTTCAGTTTGGGAACCCGGAGGCATTGTACCAGGCGCTCTACAGCCCCACCCGGCCCGTCAGTAAGGACCATGAACGGGCATATTTTGAGAGACGTTTAAATCTAGGCTCACCTGTGTCTGCTGAATCATTTCCCACACCTGCAGCGCTTACCACTTTAGATAATCTCTTTGCCCCAGTGGACCTAAAAATCGGTACCAGTAACAGCAACCGGACCGGGACAACCACGAACCCAATCCCACCCGCTGTCACCGGGAATGGCACCAAAAGGCCTTCAAGCGACACCGAGCGTAAAAACAAGCCTCCATCCAAAAAAAACAAAGCTATCAGGAAACTACACTTCGAAGACGAGATGACCACATCACCCGTGCTTGGCCTCAAAATTAAAGAGGCGCCTGTCGACCAAAAACCCAGACCACAGCCGGCAGCAGGTGACAAACCCCTCGGTGAGTTCGTCTGTCAACTGTGCAGAGAAGCATATGGCAACCCGTTCGCGCTGGCCCAGCACAAGTGCTCCAGGATTGTGAGAGTTGAATACAGATGCCCTGAATGCGATAAGGTGTTCAGCTGCCCGGCGAACCTAGCCTCCCATAGGCGCTGGCATAAACCAAAGCCACAGAATACAGCGTCAATATCTGGTGCGCAAAATATGAAATCCCAGAGTGATAAGATGCCGGCGATTGATAAGGCTGTGTCTGAAGAAATAAAGCTCCGGAGCGAAAGAGACACACCCAGCCCCGGGCTGTCAGAGTCGGGATCAGTTGGATCAGAGGAGGGTCTCTATGATTGTCATCACTGTGGGAAAAAGTTTAAACGCCAGGCATACCTGAGAAAGCACATCCTATCTCAACATGCCACATCCTCCCACAACACCAGCAGCGAGGACCACGATGCCTATCCACCATCCCAAAGCGAGGGAAAGCCCAGTGACCAAACTCCAAGCCACGCACCATTGAATCTGAGTTCCTCAGGGTGCCACCTGTGCCCTGTCTGTGGAGAGAACTTCCCCAACAGAGTCAACCAGGAAAGGCATATCCGTCTCCTCCACTCCTCGCAGGTCTACCCATGCAAATATTGCCCTGCCATGTTCTACAGTTCACCGGGACTTACACGGCACATCAACAAATGTCATCCCTCAGAAAACAGGCAGGTGATCCTCCTTCAGATGCCTGTGCGCCCAGCCTGTTAA